One segment of Deinococcus metalli DNA contains the following:
- a CDS encoding ABC transporter ATP-binding protein translates to MIDVQQLRKIYRVRSGGVLRGQTRVMEAVKDVSFTVQAGEVVGYLGPNGAGKSTTIKVLTGLLVPDGGVVTVGGLVPWRERRRHVARLGAVFGQRTTLWWDLPVRDSLDLLRHVYRVPAGRFRENLARFTELLELEPFLGTPARSLSLGQRMRADLAAALLHDPALLFLDEPTVGLDVVARERIRAFVEHVNREQGVTVLLTTHDLMDVQRLARRVMIIDHGTLLYDGALAALQQRYGGARELLVDFETAPTCPDVPGLDLVHAEGARVRYAFSGPAAGPIARVTAHAPVRDLTVQEPDLDTTIRRIYEEGLLRV, encoded by the coding sequence ATGATTGACGTCCAGCAGCTCCGCAAGATCTACCGGGTCCGCAGCGGCGGCGTGCTGCGCGGACAGACGCGCGTGATGGAGGCCGTGAAGGACGTGAGCTTCACCGTGCAGGCCGGCGAGGTGGTCGGGTATCTCGGGCCGAACGGGGCGGGGAAGAGCACGACCATCAAGGTCCTGACCGGCCTGCTCGTCCCGGACGGCGGCGTGGTCACGGTGGGCGGGCTGGTGCCGTGGCGCGAGCGGCGCCGGCATGTGGCGCGGCTGGGCGCGGTGTTCGGGCAGCGCACCACCCTATGGTGGGATCTGCCGGTGCGCGACAGCCTGGACCTGCTGCGGCACGTGTACCGCGTGCCGGCAGGCCGCTTCCGCGAGAACCTCGCCCGCTTCACCGAGCTGCTGGAGCTGGAGCCGTTCCTGGGCACGCCGGCGCGCTCGCTGAGCCTGGGCCAGCGCATGCGCGCCGATCTGGCCGCCGCGCTGCTGCACGACCCCGCCCTGCTGTTCCTCGACGAGCCGACCGTGGGGCTGGACGTGGTGGCGCGCGAACGCATCCGGGCCTTCGTGGAGCACGTGAACCGCGAGCAGGGCGTGACCGTGCTGCTCACCACCCATGACCTGATGGACGTGCAGCGCCTGGCCCGGCGGGTCATGATCATCGACCACGGCACGCTGCTGTACGACGGCGCACTGGCCGCCCTCCAGCAGCGCTACGGCGGCGCGCGCGAACTGCTGGTCGACTTCGAGACCGCGCCCACGTGTCCCGACGTGCCCGGCCTGGACCTCGTGCACGCCGAGGGCGCCCGCGTGCGCTACGCCTTCAGCGGCCCCGCCGCCGGACCCATCGCCCGCGTGACTGCCCACGCACCGGTGCGCGACCTGACTGTGCAGGAACCGGACCTCGACACGACCATCCGCCGCATCTACGAGGAAGGGCTGCTGCGCGTCTGA
- a CDS encoding glycosyltransferase family 2 protein: MSPDPVTVILCVYNGATHLDETIRSVRAQTYAAWQLLIVDDGSTDASADIALQHAAQDDRIQLVRQQNAGVRAARNLALRTARTRWVALIDHDDLYLPTKLETQMTYLAAHPHLAALGTHGYRIGQRGRRLGYFDVGPRDEAHSRALVAAHSIIYLLAASVVFDRELALRVGGFPALQTADDIGLWSRMADHAPVVALPERLVAYRVHAGSLSGRKLSLQRLEADYIRHGNAQRHAGQPEQTFGAFMQAWDAQPPAVRRAFERESASLSAYRTAGGLLADRHPAGLLWLARSVLLSPRARLERVVRQLGLRDLWRRRAVP, encoded by the coding sequence ATGTCGCCGGACCCCGTCACCGTCATCCTGTGCGTGTACAACGGGGCCACCCACCTCGACGAGACGATCCGCAGCGTCCGCGCCCAGACGTACGCCGCGTGGCAGCTGCTGATCGTGGACGACGGCAGCACCGACGCCTCCGCCGACATCGCGCTGCAGCACGCCGCGCAGGATGACCGCATCCAGCTGGTCCGGCAGCAGAACGCGGGCGTGCGCGCCGCCCGGAACCTCGCGCTGCGCACCGCCCGCACCCGCTGGGTGGCCCTGATCGACCACGACGACCTGTATCTGCCCACCAAGCTCGAGACGCAGATGACGTATCTGGCGGCGCACCCGCACCTGGCCGCGCTGGGCACGCACGGGTACCGCATCGGGCAGCGCGGCCGGCGCCTGGGGTACTTCGACGTGGGACCGCGCGACGAGGCGCACAGCCGCGCCCTGGTGGCCGCGCACTCGATCATCTATCTGCTGGCCGCCAGCGTGGTGTTCGACCGGGAACTGGCGCTGCGGGTGGGGGGCTTTCCCGCCCTGCAGACCGCGGACGACATCGGCCTGTGGAGCCGCATGGCCGACCACGCGCCCGTCGTCGCGCTGCCCGAGCGGCTGGTCGCGTACCGGGTCCACGCCGGCAGCCTGAGCGGCCGCAAGCTCAGCTTGCAGCGGCTCGAGGCGGACTACATCCGGCACGGCAACGCCCAGCGCCACGCGGGGCAGCCGGAGCAGACCTTCGGGGCCTTCATGCAGGCGTGGGACGCGCAGCCGCCCGCCGTCCGGCGCGCGTTTGAACGCGAATCGGCCAGCCTGAGCGCGTACCGCACCGCCGGGGGCCTGCTCGCGGACCGGCACCCGGCCGGCCTGCTGTGGCTGGCCCGCAGCGTCCTGCTGAGTCCGCGCGCGCGGCTGGAGCGCGTGGTGCGCCAGCTTGGCCTGCGGGACCTGTGGCGCCGGCGCGCGGTCCCCTGA
- a CDS encoding DNA-3-methyladenine glycosylase yields the protein MSLPPPVTGPLPPAHFAGDPVRTARGLLGATLVHVTPGGGRMAGRVVETEAYDCPRDPACTAGRFHAARTADMAVSPGQWLFWTAHGHPLLQVACRPAGVPASVLIRAIEPLEGVALMLDHRPVTRERDLTNGPAKLVYALGLDPARVAGTPVDSAALHLLPPPCPLPDAEVAVTARIGIREGRTLPWRFFVRSSPWGSPAVPSMDLLPGSE from the coding sequence ATGTCGCTGCCTCCGCCCGTGACCGGACCCCTGCCGCCGGCCCACTTCGCCGGCGATCCGGTGCGCACGGCGCGCGGCCTGCTGGGCGCGACCCTCGTCCACGTCACGCCCGGCGGTGGGCGGATGGCCGGCCGCGTCGTGGAGACCGAGGCCTACGACTGCCCGCGCGACCCGGCGTGCACGGCCGGCCGTTTCCACGCGGCGCGCACGGCGGACATGGCGGTGTCGCCCGGCCAGTGGCTGTTCTGGACCGCGCACGGGCACCCGCTGCTGCAGGTCGCGTGCCGCCCGGCGGGCGTGCCGGCCAGCGTGCTGATCCGCGCCATCGAGCCGCTGGAGGGCGTGGCCCTGATGCTCGATCACCGTCCGGTCACGCGGGAACGCGACCTGACGAACGGCCCGGCGAAACTCGTGTATGCCCTGGGCCTGGACCCGGCGCGGGTGGCCGGCACGCCGGTGGACAGCGCCGCGCTGCACCTGCTGCCGCCTCCGTGCCCCCTGCCGGACGCCGAGGTGGCGGTCACGGCCCGCATCGGCATCCGCGAGGGCCGCACCCTGCCGTGGCGCTTTTTCGTGCGGAGCAGTCCGTGGGGGTCGCCCGCCGTGCCCAGCATGGACCTGCTGCCGGGCAGCGAATAA
- a CDS encoding PaaI family thioesterase, whose translation MQDVSTPAPPTRHRTYSWGDPLTGAHAARGMSGLEYLRAMSRGEYPAPPIAHSLDFSLAHEDDIEPGRVTFRMTPQEFHYNPIGSVHGGVFATLLDSALGCAVHTQLPAGVGYTTLELSVRYLRPLLAGMGEVRAIGEVVSVSRQVATAQARLLDARDRLCATATTTCLILRPEAQP comes from the coding sequence ATGCAGGACGTCAGCACGCCGGCCCCGCCCACCCGCCACCGCACGTACTCCTGGGGCGATCCGCTCACCGGCGCCCACGCCGCGCGCGGCATGAGCGGCCTGGAGTATCTGCGCGCCATGTCGCGCGGCGAGTACCCGGCCCCGCCCATTGCGCACAGCCTCGACTTCAGCCTGGCCCACGAAGACGACATCGAGCCCGGCCGGGTCACGTTCCGCATGACCCCGCAGGAATTCCACTACAACCCCATCGGCAGCGTGCACGGCGGCGTTTTCGCCACGCTGCTCGACTCCGCGCTGGGCTGCGCGGTCCACACCCAGCTGCCGGCCGGGGTGGGTTACACCACCCTGGAACTCAGCGTGCGCTACCTGCGCCCCCTGCTGGCCGGCATGGGCGAGGTGCGCGCCATCGGTGAGGTCGTGAGCGTGTCGCGTCAGGTCGCCACCGCGCAGGCCCGGCTGCTCGACGCCCGCGACCGCCTGTGCGCGACTGCCACCACCACCTGCCTGATCCTGCGCCCGGAGGCCCAGCCATGA
- a CDS encoding hotdog fold thioesterase, translating to MTTSPILSSENTLLNHLGIEIVEASGTRVVATMPVDARTHQPMGLLHGGASVALAESVASLGAHLSVAAQGHTAVGLEINANHLRGVRSGSVTATATPIHQGRTTQVWSIEIVDDAGRPVCTSRCTLAIIPATRS from the coding sequence ATGACCACGTCCCCCATATTGTCGTCGGAGAACACCCTGCTGAATCACCTGGGCATCGAGATCGTGGAGGCCAGCGGCACCCGCGTGGTCGCCACCATGCCGGTGGACGCGCGCACGCACCAGCCCATGGGCCTGCTGCACGGCGGGGCCAGCGTCGCCCTGGCCGAGAGCGTCGCCAGCCTCGGCGCGCACCTCAGCGTGGCCGCGCAGGGCCACACGGCGGTCGGTCTGGAGATCAACGCCAACCACCTGCGCGGCGTGCGCTCCGGCAGCGTGACCGCCACCGCCACGCCCATCCACCAGGGCCGCACCACCCAGGTCTGGAGCATCGAGATCGTGGACGACGCCGGCCGGCCCGTGTGCACGTCGCGCTGCACGCTGGCGATCATTCCCGCGACGCGGAGCTGA
- the meaB gene encoding methylmalonyl Co-A mutase-associated GTPase MeaB, with protein sequence MPSEPHPLTIPLLAGNRRALARAITLVESTRPEHEAQAQALLAQVAAHAGRSVRIGLTGVPGVGKSTFIEALGLRLVDAGHRVAVLAVDPTSARTGGSIMGDKTRMPGLTVHPHAFIRPSPSGGTLGGVARRTRETLALCEAAGYDTVLVETVGVGQSETHVAAMTDVFVLLTLPNAGDELQGIKRGIMELADLCVVNKADVDPAAAVRAQTELRTALTLLAPHGAVWRPVALRASARTGEGLAEVWAAVEAYLRVTDVAARRRAQTAAWFDDLLRESAWRAFQAGIDPARLSSVRSRVQAGALTAVQGVAALLAPE encoded by the coding sequence ATGCCGTCCGAGCCGCACCCGCTGACCATTCCCCTGCTGGCGGGGAACCGGCGGGCGCTCGCCCGGGCGATCACGCTGGTGGAATCCACCCGGCCGGAGCACGAGGCGCAGGCGCAGGCACTGCTCGCGCAGGTCGCGGCGCACGCCGGGCGCTCGGTGCGGATCGGCCTGACCGGGGTACCGGGCGTGGGAAAGAGCACCTTCATCGAGGCGCTGGGCCTGCGGCTCGTGGACGCGGGGCACCGGGTCGCGGTGCTGGCGGTCGATCCCACGTCGGCGCGCACCGGGGGCAGCATCATGGGCGACAAGACCCGCATGCCCGGCCTGACGGTGCACCCGCACGCCTTCATTCGGCCCAGCCCCAGCGGGGGCACGCTGGGCGGCGTGGCGCGGCGCACCCGCGAGACCCTGGCGCTGTGCGAGGCCGCCGGCTACGACACCGTGCTGGTCGAGACCGTCGGCGTGGGCCAGAGCGAGACGCACGTGGCCGCCATGACGGACGTGTTCGTGCTGCTCACGCTGCCGAACGCCGGGGACGAACTCCAGGGCATCAAGCGCGGGATCATGGAACTCGCGGACCTGTGCGTGGTGAACAAGGCGGACGTGGACCCGGCGGCGGCGGTGCGCGCCCAGACGGAACTCCGCACGGCGCTGACGCTGCTCGCTCCGCACGGCGCGGTGTGGCGCCCGGTGGCCCTGCGCGCGTCCGCCCGCACCGGCGAGGGCCTGGCCGAGGTGTGGGCCGCAGTCGAGGCGTACCTGCGCGTGACGGACGTGGCGGCCAGGCGGCGCGCGCAGACGGCCGCGTGGTTCGACGACCTGCTGCGCGAGTCCGCGTGGCGCGCGTTCCAGGCGGGGATCGACCCGGCCCGCCTCTCCTCGGTGCGCTCCAGGGTCCAGGCAGGCGCCCTCACGGCCGTCCAGGGCGTCGCGGCCCTGCTGGCGCCAGAGTGA
- the scpA gene encoding methylmalonyl-CoA mutase, with translation MTDPTPTDLSAWKAVARRDLRGAEPETLNRDTPEGLTTKALYTEADLAGVDVSTLPGLPPYTRGPRATMYAARPWTIRQYAGFSTAEASNAFYRRNLAAGQKGLSVAFDLATHRGYDSDHPRVVGDVGKAGVAIDSVEDMKLLFDGIPLSEMSVSMTMNGAVLPILAGYIVAGLEQGAGLEQLSGTIQNDILKEFMVRNTYIYPPAPSMRIIADIIEYTAQHMPRFNSISISGYHLQEAGANAALELAYTLADGLEYVRAALDRGLDIDTFAPRLSFFFGIGMNFYTEIAKLRAARLLWSELMEPFGPKNPMSRALRTHCQTSGWSLTEQDPYNNVVRTTIEAMAAVFGGTQSLHTNSFDEATSLPTEFSARIARNTQLVLQEETGIPDVIDPWGGSFLMERLTHDLAEKARDLMREVEELGGMAKAIESGVPKLRIEESAARKQARIDRGEDVIVGVNKYRPAETTAVDVLDIDNAAVRSAQVARLEQVRASRDPQAVQTTLDALERAARSGEGNLLALSVDAMRARCTVGEVSGALERAWGRHAAEIRTLSGVYAAGYDGDEGFSALKGEIEAFAREEGRRPRLLVVKMGQDGHDRGAKVIATGFADLGFDVDVGPLFQTPAEAARQAIENDVHVVGVSSQAAGHKTLVPQLVQALREEDAGDILVVVGGVIPPQDYAALRDAGAAGIFGPGTPILHSAREVLRLLRERRTQPA, from the coding sequence ATGACCGACCCCACCCCCACCGACCTGAGCGCGTGGAAGGCCGTGGCCCGCAGGGATCTGAGGGGCGCCGAGCCCGAGACCCTGAACCGCGACACGCCCGAGGGCCTGACCACGAAAGCGCTGTACACCGAAGCCGACCTGGCGGGCGTGGACGTGAGCACCCTGCCGGGCCTGCCGCCCTACACGCGCGGCCCGCGCGCCACCATGTACGCCGCCCGCCCGTGGACGATCCGGCAGTACGCGGGCTTCTCCACCGCCGAAGCATCGAACGCCTTCTACCGCCGCAACCTCGCCGCCGGGCAAAAGGGCCTGTCGGTGGCCTTCGACCTCGCCACGCACCGCGGCTACGACAGCGACCACCCGCGCGTGGTGGGCGACGTGGGCAAGGCCGGGGTCGCCATCGACTCGGTCGAGGACATGAAGCTGCTGTTCGACGGCATTCCGCTGTCGGAGATGTCGGTGTCCATGACCATGAACGGCGCGGTGCTGCCCATCCTGGCCGGGTACATCGTGGCGGGGCTGGAGCAGGGCGCGGGACTGGAGCAGCTCTCGGGTACCATCCAGAACGACATCCTCAAAGAGTTCATGGTGCGCAACACCTACATCTACCCGCCGGCGCCCAGCATGCGGATCATCGCGGACATCATCGAGTACACGGCGCAGCACATGCCGCGCTTCAATTCGATCTCGATCTCCGGCTACCATCTGCAGGAAGCCGGCGCGAACGCTGCGCTGGAACTCGCGTACACGCTGGCGGACGGTCTGGAGTACGTGCGGGCCGCGCTGGACCGGGGCCTGGACATCGACACCTTCGCGCCGCGCCTGAGCTTCTTCTTCGGCATCGGCATGAACTTCTACACCGAGATCGCCAAGCTGCGCGCCGCGAGGCTGCTGTGGAGCGAGCTGATGGAGCCGTTCGGGCCGAAGAACCCCATGAGCCGCGCCCTGCGCACCCACTGCCAGACCTCCGGGTGGTCGCTGACCGAGCAGGACCCGTACAACAACGTCGTGCGCACGACCATCGAGGCGATGGCGGCCGTGTTCGGCGGCACCCAGAGCCTGCACACGAACTCGTTTGACGAGGCGACCTCGCTGCCCACCGAGTTCTCGGCCCGCATCGCGCGCAACACGCAGCTCGTGCTCCAGGAGGAGACGGGCATTCCGGACGTGATCGACCCGTGGGGCGGCAGTTTCCTGATGGAACGCCTGACGCACGACCTGGCCGAGAAGGCGCGGGACCTCATGCGCGAGGTCGAGGAGCTGGGCGGGATGGCCAAGGCCATCGAGAGCGGCGTGCCGAAGCTGCGGATCGAGGAATCGGCGGCGCGCAAGCAGGCCCGCATCGACCGGGGCGAGGACGTGATCGTCGGCGTGAACAAGTACCGCCCGGCCGAGACGACCGCCGTGGACGTGCTGGACATCGACAACGCCGCCGTACGCTCGGCGCAGGTCGCCCGGCTGGAGCAGGTCAGGGCCAGCCGCGATCCGCAGGCGGTGCAGACCACGCTGGACGCGCTGGAACGCGCGGCCCGCAGCGGCGAGGGCAACCTGCTGGCCCTGAGCGTCGACGCCATGCGCGCCCGCTGCACGGTGGGCGAGGTCTCGGGCGCCCTGGAACGCGCGTGGGGCCGCCACGCCGCCGAGATCCGCACGCTGTCCGGCGTGTACGCCGCCGGCTACGACGGCGACGAGGGCTTCAGCGCCCTGAAGGGCGAGATCGAGGCCTTTGCGCGTGAGGAGGGCCGGCGCCCACGCCTGCTGGTGGTGAAGATGGGCCAGGACGGGCACGACCGCGGCGCTAAGGTGATCGCCACGGGCTTCGCGGACCTGGGCTTCGACGTGGACGTGGGCCCGCTGTTCCAGACGCCCGCGGAGGCCGCGCGGCAGGCCATCGAGAACGACGTGCACGTGGTGGGCGTGAGCAGCCAGGCGGCCGGGCACAAGACCCTGGTGCCGCAACTCGTGCAGGCGCTGCGCGAGGAGGACGCCGGCGACATCCTGGTGGTGGTGGGCGGCGTGATCCCGCCGCAGGACTACGCGGCGCTGCGGGACGCGGGCGCGGCCGGCATCTTCGGGCCGGGCACCCCGATCCTGCACTCGGCGCGGGAAGTGCTGCGGCTGCTGCGCGAGCGGCGCACGCAACCCGCGTGA
- a CDS encoding YbhB/YbcL family Raf kinase inhibitor-like protein — protein MFTPAQALGLLAVGVGLAACAPTTMIGGANAGNGGLPPAQRLTVAQPAPAATPMSLRLTSPTVANGTALPTAQVGSGNGCTGGNISPALSWGGAPAGTVSYVLTMYDPDAPTGSGFWHWAVYNIPASATGLAEGAGSAGGTLPAGAAQLNNDGGGPGYTGACPPVGDRAHRYVITLYALNKTLPLPAGVSPAVLGFNLNGATLAKTSLTAFYGR, from the coding sequence ATGTTCACTCCTGCACAAGCCCTGGGTCTGCTCGCCGTCGGTGTGGGTCTCGCCGCGTGCGCGCCCACCACCATGATCGGCGGCGCGAACGCCGGCAACGGCGGCCTGCCGCCCGCACAGCGCCTCACCGTCGCGCAGCCGGCTCCCGCCGCCACGCCTATGAGCCTGCGCCTGACCAGCCCCACCGTGGCCAACGGCACGGCGCTGCCCACCGCGCAGGTCGGCAGCGGCAACGGCTGCACCGGCGGCAACATCAGCCCGGCCCTGAGCTGGGGCGGCGCGCCCGCCGGCACCGTCAGCTACGTGCTCACCATGTACGACCCGGACGCTCCCACCGGCAGCGGGTTCTGGCACTGGGCCGTGTACAACATCCCCGCCAGCGCGACCGGCCTGGCCGAGGGCGCCGGCAGCGCGGGCGGAACCCTGCCCGCAGGCGCCGCGCAGCTGAACAACGACGGCGGTGGCCCCGGCTACACCGGCGCGTGCCCGCCCGTGGGCGACCGCGCCCACCGCTACGTGATCACGCTGTACGCGCTGAACAAGACCCTCCCGCTGCCGGCCGGGGTGTCGCCCGCCGTGCTGGGCTTCAACCTGAACGGCGCGACCCTCGCCAAGACCAGCCTGACCGCGTTCTACGGCCGCTGA
- the rpe gene encoding ribulose-phosphate 3-epimerase, with amino-acid sequence MPPDSAAPRRVHLAPSLLSCDFTRLGEELRAIQSADWAHVDVMDGQFVPNISFGLPILAAARRASNLFLDVHLMIDRPERYLRDFAEAGADGLTVHVESTPHVHRAVQQIRELGKKAGVTLNPGTPLEAVRPVLADVDLVLVMSVNPGFGGQKFIPQSLDRVRTLRRWLDDLDSPAELEVDGGVSPTNARALVHAGATALVAGSAVFGSDGAAAGLERLREALK; translated from the coding sequence GTGCCTCCAGATTCCGCCGCGCCGCGCCGCGTCCACCTCGCGCCCAGCCTGCTGTCCTGCGACTTCACCCGACTGGGCGAGGAACTCCGGGCCATCCAGAGCGCCGACTGGGCGCACGTGGACGTGATGGACGGGCAGTTCGTGCCGAACATCTCCTTCGGTCTGCCCATCCTCGCCGCCGCCCGGCGCGCGTCGAACCTGTTTCTGGACGTGCACCTGATGATCGACCGTCCCGAGCGCTACCTGCGCGACTTCGCGGAGGCCGGTGCGGACGGCCTGACCGTGCATGTGGAATCCACACCACACGTGCACCGCGCCGTGCAGCAGATCCGCGAACTCGGCAAGAAGGCCGGCGTGACCCTCAACCCCGGCACGCCGCTGGAAGCTGTGCGCCCCGTGCTGGCCGACGTGGACCTGGTGCTGGTCATGAGCGTGAACCCCGGCTTCGGCGGGCAGAAGTTCATCCCGCAGAGCCTGGATCGCGTCAGGACCCTGCGCCGCTGGCTGGACGACCTGGACAGCCCCGCCGAGCTGGAGGTGGACGGCGGCGTGAGCCCCACCAACGCCCGCGCCCTGGTACATGCCGGCGCGACCGCCCTGGTCGCCGGCAGCGCCGTGTTCGGCTCGGACGGTGCGGCCGCCGGCCTGGAGCGGCTGCGCGAGGCCCTCAAGTGA
- a CDS encoding 2-phosphosulfolactate phosphatase — MRLRVDLLPHGQYPDVVMVIDVLRATTTAVTYLERGAEALLLTATPDVALNLRQEGSGAYVLGGERGGLPIPGFDFGNSPVEAAAQNFTGRTVVMNTTNGTGAAHTAAQTGKHVFLAALTNAHAAARRARATATEEIAIVCAGTDERVGLEDVYAAGVLAEYLLAMGEFSIDDGARIALTVRRSGGNPLEALGSSAHGARLASLGLGEDVRYAAGLSTSTLVPTHTPGGDVPPGTLRFTAG, encoded by the coding sequence TTGAGGCTGCGCGTGGACCTGCTGCCGCACGGGCAGTACCCCGACGTCGTGATGGTCATCGACGTGCTGCGCGCCACCACCACGGCCGTCACGTACCTGGAACGCGGTGCGGAGGCCCTGCTGCTGACCGCCACGCCGGACGTCGCCCTGAACCTGCGGCAGGAGGGCAGCGGCGCCTACGTGCTGGGCGGCGAGCGCGGCGGCCTGCCCATTCCCGGCTTCGACTTCGGCAACAGTCCGGTCGAGGCCGCCGCGCAGAACTTCACCGGCCGCACCGTCGTGATGAACACCACCAACGGCACCGGGGCCGCGCACACCGCCGCGCAGACCGGCAAGCACGTGTTCCTCGCGGCCCTCACGAACGCCCACGCCGCTGCCCGGCGTGCCCGCGCGACCGCTACCGAGGAGATCGCCATCGTGTGCGCTGGCACCGACGAGCGCGTCGGCCTGGAGGACGTGTACGCCGCTGGCGTGCTGGCCGAATACCTGCTCGCCATGGGAGAATTCAGCATTGACGACGGCGCCCGCATTGCCCTGACGGTGCGCCGCAGCGGCGGCAACCCGCTGGAGGCGCTGGGCAGCAGCGCGCACGGCGCCCGCCTGGCCAGCCTGGGCCTGGGCGAGGACGTGCGCTACGCGGCGGGCCTGAGCACCAGCACCCTGGTGCCCACCCACACGCCGGGCGGGGACGTGCCGCCCGGCACGCTGCGCTTCACGGCCGGCTGA
- a CDS encoding PsbP-related protein, with translation MTRTRLALAALLLGSAHAVTFTDSKNGFTVTAPAGWDKVDYAGTAVVYLNPQRVNGFGPNINVIVQTVPAGTTQAQFHQGSLAQIRKYVSGGQIIQARAVTLGGRPANEVVYTGKQGDFSLYFIAIYTVKGTRAYIVTGTTVLGKQGDMAQKTRAFAASFRITR, from the coding sequence ATGACCCGCACTCGCCTGGCCCTCGCGGCGCTGCTGCTCGGCAGCGCCCACGCCGTCACCTTCACGGACAGCAAGAACGGCTTCACCGTCACCGCCCCCGCCGGGTGGGACAAGGTGGACTACGCCGGCACGGCGGTGGTGTACCTCAACCCGCAGCGCGTGAACGGCTTCGGACCGAACATCAACGTCATCGTGCAGACTGTCCCCGCCGGGACCACGCAGGCGCAGTTCCACCAGGGCAGCCTCGCCCAGATCAGGAAGTACGTCAGTGGCGGACAGATCATCCAGGCGCGGGCCGTCACGCTGGGCGGGCGGCCGGCGAACGAGGTCGTGTACACCGGCAAGCAGGGCGACTTCAGCCTGTACTTCATCGCCATCTACACCGTCAAGGGCACGCGGGCGTACATCGTCACTGGCACGACCGTGCTGGGCAAGCAGGGCGATATGGCCCAGAAGACCAGGGCGTTCGCCGCGAGCTTCCGCATCACCCGGTAG